ATTAAGGACTCCCCCACGCCTCCTGTAATATTATACCGTAGCAACAAGTAGTTAGCGTTTGAACAAGCAGTAGTATATTTGGCGTCCTTATTCGAGTTCGAGACACTGCGCACCAGGTGGTGGTCCGTAAGAGGTATAAGCAGTAGGTAGTTGCACGACGATCGATGCTTTGTTGCACAGGGGAACCCGTCGCCGAGCCGAGCACTGTCGACAGCACCAACACCGCGCCCGAACCTATATCAGAGCCAAAGTCCGAACCGGAACCCAAATCCGAGCCTGAGCCTACATCCGAACCCGAACCAAAATCCGAACCAGAACCGAAATCCGAGCCAGAACCGAAATCCGAGCCAGAACCGAAATCCGAACCCGAGCCAAAATCCGACGCAGAGCTAGTATCCGTTTCAAAATCCGTCTCGAGCCCGGAATCCAGGTCTCAATTGAAAACAGTTTCGCAACCGCAAGCAAGAGCCTATTCGGAACCCAAGACTGAACCCGAGCCGACGTCAGAGCCCGAGCCTAAATCGGAGCCGGAGCCCGCATCGGAACCCGAACCCAAATCCGAACCAGAGCCTAAATCAGAACCCGAACCCAAGTCCGAACCAGAGCCTAAATCAGAACCCGAACCCACGTCCGAGCCAGAACCGAAATCCGAGCCCGAACCCAAGTCGGAACCAGAACCGAAATCCGAGCCCGAACCCAAGTCAGAACCAGAACCAAAGTCCGAACCGGAACCCAGTTCCGAACCAGAGCCAAAGTCTGAACCGGAACCCAACTCCGAGCCACATCCAAAGTCAGAGCCGGAGCCAAAGTCTGAACCCACCTCGGAACCGGAGCCGATTTTGGGCCTCAGGCCGACCGCTACGAAAGGTAAAGAACTAATCAGCCGAGTCGACGCTTCTTTCCTCATTCACTCACGTTGCGCTTTCACAATTCGCATAGGGTTACGAGGCACATTTTAATCCGTCCGCCATTTCATCGGAACCGCCGCTTACACAGAATATTCTTTGACCAGTGGCACTGGCTCGAATAATTCACATTTGATCCACCGGAAGCCCATTAGAAGAAGCTTGACAATTTTCTTATAAACAGCAATCCAATAAgaagaaaaagtaaaaaattatactgaaataaatttatGAAGAAGCCCGGAATtgttatttttttctatcaaaAAAAGATTATTAGAGGGCACTCTGTGTAAGTGGATTTTTGAAGATTTGAGAAGTCTGCATAGCAGCAATTGAAGTTACAATTTCATATCTGCGTCACTTTTCGAATCTTCAGCTCAAGTCTAATCATTCTGAAGATTTCAGTCTCGGATCGATTGaaatggaacaccctgtatatagtcAATATCGATTAACATTATTCACACAGTCACACCACAGAGAATTGTTTCCTCGTACTATTAGCAACCCATGTATCTCTACACGGTTCCCAGTATGTAACGAGTTTGACTTTCCTCGAGACGCAGAGTCAACGAAACGTATAGCAATCCAGTAGCACTTCTAGCAGATAAGAAGTAATGTACACGATCCATTAATAACGTATCCACGTAATCAGTAGTACTAACAGGAAGTACGTACACACTCGTTGATGGAGAATAGGTAAACGTAGAATCTGAAATAAGTCGAAGTAATTTGTATTCGTCTTGGTATATCAGCTTCCTTTGTCGCTTGCGCATTAATATCTTAGTGATGGTTCCGTGACAGTACAGTTGCATCCTGCAATTTACTATAATACACGAGTCTCCACCTATTACTCATGTGTTCTATACAATTCCACAGACAAATGCTATAAGTGTCGTCAATTAAGCCGACCCAATGACCAATGACCAGCAGTCGAGGTTTCTAGCAACGAAAACAATAACTTAGTACCATGATCAAGTCATCCACAACCCCTGGCAGAAAGTGTTCGACCTGTAATCATTAAAACTTTTCATTAGCACTGttcgaaaaaatatttgaattcgtGCTAAAGAAACTTTCTCACAGTACCGTTCTACGATATTTGCGTCACACTCGTtaagaatagaatttaaaaagttGCGTTTTTACTGCACGCCCGAATGATCGAACATTGACTGCCAGGAGTGTCGGCCACGAGTTGAAAAGCATAACCGCGGCCCGCTCTCATTATAAGCTCTCCGACAGACCCGAGAGTTTCACGTACAACTCGAGAATGCTGTCTCGAATATTTTAAGTCATCGTAAAAAGTAACTGTATCCCGAGCCAGTCATCGCTTAATCGCTCGGGACATGATCGTCCGGCTTATTTCAATCTGACCTGGTTCTTCGTGATCGAAGCGATCCTGCCTGGACCGGTGCACAAGTACACGCCGAAGCACGATTTCAACCCCATGGACTGCACCGACATCATAATCGGGTCGGCTCGAGGGAACAGTCACAGGATAGGCGACTATTACACCAGGGACAGATCGACGCCGAAGAAGGACGACTATTGGGGCGGCAGGGATACGCTGACCGCTGCCATGGGTTTCGAACGGGACGGTGTCACCACGATACTGTTCAGACGGAAACTAGCTGCGAACGAGCCGTCCGACCATGAAATCGTCGACGCGAACATGCAGGTGATATGGGCCAAGGGTCAGGAACCCGGAAAGTATGTCCACAACCCGCCAAGCGGCATCGAAAAGGCCAAGGTCAGCGTGAAGGACTTCTACAAAGCCGACGAGCTCAAGTATCACGGCCACGGCTCGCAGAGGGGGGCCCTGAGCCTCAACTTCTTCGGTAAATCGAGCcattcttcttcttatttttaaaacgaagtaataaattaataacGAGCGAGATAAATTTCCATTTAACTTTTCTCGCAATTGGTGTACTCGTTTCTCTTCTATAGTGCATTCGATGTTCacttttatattaatttctgttgtctaaatattttcagatgagaaaaacAGGCCAGAGATGACCGACGGCGATACACCCATGCCAGTTGGAAGTTGCCGTGGCGAATGGCACTATCCCAGACAATGCTCGCCCGAAAACGGCACCTGCGAATACTCCTTGCAGTGGACGTACAAAAGTCGAAAGGTAATGCGATCGTTGCAGTCTACATTTTAAAAATGGCACCGTTAAGAGAATGACACGAATAACGACGATATTGTTACAGGATCAATTATCGTTCGTCATCAGCACGACACACACGAACAGCTGGACCGGCGTTGGCTTCTCTAACGACGAGAAAATGGTACCTACAAGAACAATACTAGCAGCAGAGACTAATCTTGCTCGTAATGCTTCGAGATTTATGGATCGCGAATTGAAAAAGAATTTCTTTACCCTATTAAGGGTTTTATTCCTCTGAAAATACAATATCTTTTCTACGCCGAGTTTTGAAAGATTCAAAATGCTCCAGCTATGTCTAATTCTGTACGTTTTCCAGTCGCAAACGGACGCAGTGTTAGGCTGGGTCGACGACAAATCAGGGCGCGCGTTCCTAATGGACACCTGGATCAGCGGCTACGGTGCGCCATTGCTGGACCCGTCCCAGGACATTTACAACACCGGTGGCAGTAAAGCGGACGGTGTGACGACCCTGAGATTCTCGAGGAAGCGAGCAACGAAAGACAACAGGGATCTCTCGTTCACCGACGATCACTGCTTGTACATGATGTACCCCGTGAAGGGTGGCAGTTTCCACGCCGTCAACAAGAGGATAGGCAAACACGAGGCTCCGCCTGTCGTTTCATCCCAGAGGATATGCATACAACCCTGCGGCGACGAAGGTTGGCGTCCCCCCCGCCTTCAGCGTTACGATGAAACACGTTTAATTTACCCTTACTAAAAGATTGCTTCGTTACCGCAGATCTGGAAGACATGACCACACCCGCGCCCCCAAGGCTGCATTACAATGTGGAAGTGAAACTGGTGAACTTGGGCGACGGTTTCACGGCACCCACGCCTGGCAGCTCCGATTTCGAAACCATCTCGAACACGATAGCCGACAGCTTCGGCCCGGTTGTCGAGAAACTACCCGGCTACTATCAGATTCGACTGGACGAGTTGCGGAAGTGAGTTCTGAGCGTCGCGCGACCGTGTTTGCCAGCGAAAAGCGGTCGGAGTTTTAATCGTTCTGTGATTTCTCGAAGGGATATGGAACAGAACGGCGTGATCGCGCGAATGGATTTGATATTGGACAAGAATGAAATCAAGGGCAG
This window of the Halictus rubicundus isolate RS-2024b chromosome 9, iyHalRubi1_principal, whole genome shotgun sequence genome carries:
- the Nahoda gene encoding DOMON-like domain-containing protein nahoda, coding for MSSKTRYTVIAGLVLLVLTVISYREVQGHVALTFPRARKYDLDFLDNSRTPGPCGMPRGDIKTTLLSGSNFNVTWHLAYPHRGGFRLQILDALDRPLVDLTPVTKSSEFVEDDATAQSYAIQLPQNFTCTDCTIRLLREAEEWGASYRFWSCADIDIIDRRAYREDCSGHGRYLVGHCRCDRLYHGTRCQFKEECLDDSDCGIQGTCIDNGGTTAPTKQCYCNIGWFGPGCAKKSPIKTIDLDLDAYTTRKFSDNFTFYWRILKESKELEGVMVVNGTSWVAVGWRPTDLTPACRAFPEIQEKPKGEPLPQPEPKSEPEPVSEPKAEPKPEPEPEPEPEPEPEAGTERSGAKRRSAKAHDLTSLAATPRSDADVTVQTSVTYRVSTKQGRRKRSPDSAASSANGEPVAEPSTVDSTNTAPEPISEPKSEPEPKSEPEPTSEPEPKSEPEPKSEPEPKSEPEPKSEPEPKSDAELVSVSKSVSSPESRSQLKTVSQPQARAYSEPKTEPEPTSEPEPKSEPEPASEPEPKSEPEPKSEPEPKSEPEPKSEPEPTSEPEPKSEPEPKSEPEPKSEPEPKSEPEPKSEPEPSSEPEPKSEPEPNSEPHPKSEPEPKSEPTSEPEPILGLRPTATKAILPGPVHKYTPKHDFNPMDCTDIIIGSARGNSHRIGDYYTRDRSTPKKDDYWGGRDTLTAAMGFERDGVTTILFRRKLAANEPSDHEIVDANMQVIWAKGQEPGKYVHNPPSGIEKAKVSVKDFYKADELKYHGHGSQRGALSLNFFDEKNRPEMTDGDTPMPVGSCRGEWHYPRQCSPENGTCEYSLQWTYKSRKDQLSFVISTTHTNSWTGVGFSNDEKMSQTDAVLGWVDDKSGRAFLMDTWISGYGAPLLDPSQDIYNTGGSKADGVTTLRFSRKRATKDNRDLSFTDDHCLYMMYPVKGGSFHAVNKRIGKHEAPPVVSSQRICIQPCGDEDLEDMTTPAPPRLHYNVEVKLVNLGDGFTAPTPGSSDFETISNTIADSFGPVVEKLPGYYQIRLDELRKDMEQNGVIARMDLILDKNEIKGRSLKPMDTSAAAEKALKEALVSGKVGALSVDPQYLVIKAPRVNDLIGEDAEEGSSITSDLFLDPTKLYILVGCVAALLALILLQASCTLYRSSRRRTTKDRLIASNAWKDYASGANTNFAFESFETEEKAPPPPVSSLPRHREMTSNGLGGTDQVEGPNRIVGPRATYSLPRAPGSRHTTPIQPGYYTQDRRDHYQRSKGNASNPTGGVSTQPNQPDFYFMPSQRKYSGEVVRVYVDYGSQATK